In Geobacillus kaustophilus, a genomic segment contains:
- a CDS encoding YflJ family protein, translated as MAHFGSKGWLVAELKKAGIARHPVGRKKIETYKATELYGLYRKYVQKTC; from the coding sequence ATGGCGCATTTCGGCTCGAAAGGATGGCTTGTGGCTGAGTTGAAAAAGGCGGGCATCGCCCGTCATCCGGTTGGACGGAAAAAAATTGAAACGTACAAGGCGACGGAGCTGTACGGGCTGTACCGAAAATATGTGCAGAAAACATGCTGA
- a CDS encoding NETI motif-containing protein codes for MKKKRFTVAEGETIAACLERMKQEGYRPVRRIEQPIFREVETNGETMVEPCGRIIEFEGVRDEP; via the coding sequence ATGAAGAAAAAACGGTTTACTGTAGCGGAAGGGGAAACGATCGCCGCCTGTTTAGAGCGAATGAAACAGGAAGGCTACCGCCCTGTCCGCCGCATCGAGCAGCCGATTTTCCGCGAAGTGGAAACGAACGGCGAAACGATGGTTGAGCCGTGCGGGCGCATCATCGAATTTGAGGGTGTGCGCGATGAGCCATAA